Below is a genomic region from Cloacibacillus sp. An23.
TATTGACGAGAATACGTTCTTCTATGGCCGTTTCCGCTTCAATGACGGTTCCGGCAAACTGGACAACTTCTTTGCCGATAAGTTCTTCGTTCAGACGAAGCTTCCGTGGGATATCACCTTCACGCTCGGTCGCGTTTACAGCGACTGGGAAGGCGACGCTGGACTCTACCACAGCGTAATGGGCGACCTCGAGGGTGGACTTTGGAAAGACCAGTACTACGACGGATTCAACTTCAAGAAGAGCTTCGGTATGCTTGATGCTGAACTCCTTATCGGACGTAACTTCGATATTCTCGACGGCGACGGCGATGATAACAATGAGTTTATGGAGTACGGTCTGAAACTTCAGGCGAACTTCAGCGAAAACTTCTATGCCGGCGTACAGGGAATCTATTTCCAGTTTGATGGCGATGAAAATTCTGTAACCAAAGGTGATGGTTTCTATCGCGATTACGCTGACGATTACCAGCAGTACGGCGCGTACCTCAGCTACAGCTTCACGCCGTCGATAGCTCTCCGCGGCTACTACTACTGGCAGGACCTCGGCGACAATGCCGCAGCTGGTGAAGAAGATAGCCCGATGGCGTGGAGCGCAATGCTCGACGTCAAACAGGATCTCCTCAAGTTCACCTCGCTGTGGGTGCAGTATGTCGAGCAGGACAACGCTTTTGTGGGACCGAGAGCGGCTGGTCAGTATCCTGCCCTCTTCGCCAGCGACCAGGCCGGAGCAATGGGTACCGACGGCACAAACAAGACGTGGCTCGTTACCGCCGAACAGCAGTGGGGCGAGAGCAAGTGGAGC
It encodes:
- a CDS encoding S-layer homology domain-containing protein; this encodes IAFKGAQPATRYEMASIVARALVTVDAEKASKQDMELLKKLVMEFKDELDALGVKVDSLDKRVAVLEDRLGGWKVNGQFWFDARFASGTDDGRNTYGFNNNTDRDENQFGFRFARFMLTKYIDENTFFYGRFRFNDGSGKLDNFFADKFFVQTKLPWDITFTLGRVYSDWEGDAGLYHSVMGDLEGGLWKDQYYDGFNFKKSFGMLDAELLIGRNFDILDGDGDDNNEFMEYGLKLQANFSENFYAGVQGIYFQFDGDENSVTKGDGFYRDYADDYQQYGAYLSYSFTPSIALRGYYYWQDLGDNAAAGEEDSPMAWSAMLDVKQDLLKFTSLWVQYVEQDNAFVGPRAAGQYPALFASDQAGAMGTDGTNKTWLVTAEQQWGESKWSSFLQYVTTDWDQSGVDDTDQYTIGIGYQYTPQIKFWLAYNYIDYGDGNGSENGYTGNESVVLFRTAIDF